A region of the Sarcophilus harrisii chromosome 3, mSarHar1.11, whole genome shotgun sequence genome:
TTGCCTTTCCTTGggtccccagtgcttaacacagatGCTGGCATACACtacgtgcttaataaatgtttgctgattgttGACTTAGCTGTTTCCTATATTCTCCTTCCCCAATGTGCCTCTTCACAAGGAATCCTCCATTTTTGggacttccttccttcttttgtcttCCTTACAGAATTCCCACACAGTTCACTTCCCATGTCCTTATATAAAATCTTTCTATTGTCATTATCCTTCTTGAAATTATTGTgtatttattctttgtaattacATTCTCTGTATGTGTTCCATCTTCCCATACAATTGCAAACTCCTCGAAGGCAGAGACATTCTGACTTTTTATCCTTCTTCATCTACaagatttaatatataaaaatcatttattaaatatttttaattttaattttattttgctatcaTTGCAATTTCTTTATAATCCATCATCAAGAAATATTAGTTAAAGGCATGCGCTGTGTGagacactgttctaagtgctggcaatacaaaaagaggcaaaagatggttGCTGCCCACAATGAACTTCCAATCTAAATGTGGGGAACATGCAGAACAAtaaaaatccacaaaaagattaatacaagataaataataaatgattaaaagaaagaaagcataagaattaagagaaatgggaaaggcttcttgtagaagatgaatGGTTAGCTGAGGCTTGAAAGAAGACAGGGAAGTCAGGATGTGGAAATGAAGAAGCAGAGCATTTAACCTTGagggatagccagagaaaatccCAGAGACTTTGATGACTTATTATGGGACTTAAAAGCGGACCACAGGACTGTGCAATTTAAGCAAAGTAAGCAATTACTTGCAACCAGAGATGACAAAGATTTTTAGAGAAATGTTTTCACTGTGGTAtagatcatttatatttttgaattatgAGTCATCCTGAAAagccaattttttctctttaaacaaTGATTACATAGAGGGTAGTCATGTCCTCCTgccctcagttttatttttcttatttatttcttttatctatgAATCAACTCTTGTTTGAGTTTTCCTTTTGTATTATGATTTTGTTTCCCAGAAAATGATTTCCCTGAGTCTCAGAGCTTCTCACTACTGATACTGTAAACATGCTCTGCTTTCCTCTAGCTTCTGCCTCTCCTTTTGGTAGATGTGCTATCAATGGCCAGCTAAGTAAGATTTCGTATGAATACACTGGTAAGTCTTTGACCATGGCTAAAATATGTCTATTCTCCTCCAACCTGTGTAAATAAAGCTTACGAGGAAAAAAATGTTGCATCAGTATTTTTTCACCATCTATTGtttaatataaaactttttccattgtgtatgtgtgtttgtgtgtgtgtatagtgaaGGGAGGTTGTGGAAGAGTTGAAAAGGCTTGAATAATACAGTACTTTATGTAGTTGTCCCAAATGACCAAAGATGattaaattcttgaccttgtcATCACCCACAAGGCTTCCACATCCATATTCATGAGCTCTGAAATAACTCACTCTGATCATAATCTTCAATTATCACAGCTCTCCTTCTATCTTCCCACCCCAACACTTGTTCTTGCCAGAAACAGGAGACCCCTTCTACCCCTCACAAGCCATAGAACCCAGAAAGGGAAGTATCGTTCAACTGCCAACACACCTAAGAATTCTCAAGCTCCTAGTATATCAGAGGCAGGAAGGGAAGTCAGCCTCATTGTCTGTTGATCCTTTCTGTTGTGAGGAATTAGCAAGGCTTTCCCAAGTTTCAACCTTTGAAACTTCAGGGTCATGGTCTTGGTTGGAGGTCAGGCCATAAAAAGAGTAAGAATTTGTGCTAGAAATCTGTAAGAGAGGATGCAGACGCCATTAAGGATATATGTTTCCCAATCATTTCCCAAAGGACTTGACTTGGAATAGGAGTGGGCAGAGCTGAgatacatttctttcttctcttcctcttttggaTTCAAAAGCCAAAGAAAAACCTCATTAAGATATATAAACAACTTCCCTTAGCCAATCCTCAAGTTGTAGCAAAGGAAATTATTACTGCCctcatttatagaaaaaaaaaaaaaaaaaaaaaaaatgagatttggcCACAGTCACGTACAGAAGAGCTATAGTATAAAATTAACAAACCCAAATAAGATTCAGACTATCTTTTGCTTCCTCCTGAGTGTGCTGAATATTTCAAACCCACTGTAGTTTTTGATTTCTCTCTTCATCTAATTCTTGTCACAGGTTGAaactgatttttccttctttcccctaacTCTTCTTTTTCATCCCATCCCATTATGTCAATGTATTCTATAGTTATCATGTGTCTGGTACTATGTATACTAAAAAATAGAGACATGTATACAAAAAAACTGAACATTCCATGAACTTAAGAAGCTTAGAATGCAGCAGCATGAAAAATAGAAAGTCATAGACCCTGAAACACAGGAACCACTTCCTGGAAATTTGGTAATTTCCTTCCTCATTGACTATGTACAATAAAATAGTGTTCTGAAAAATTTACCCTCTGAAAATCACTCAAATTATCAGCAAAGTGCAGAGAGTATCTTGAGATAGTAGCACTTTGAAAAGGGTTAAGGTCTCTTTTAAAGAAGGCTGTCTCTATCAGAGAAGTGATGAATCTCTGACAGTTGCTATGACAACACAGGTGTcagttgtattttttattttctaatttataattaaaaagagaGGCAGGAttcaggggcagagccaagatggcagaggggACACActgtttttttctaatcttttcctaCATCcttcagactaattagcaaatccaccTCTGAATTAGTTTTGGATGGCAAAATCTACGAAtgttgggagtgcaacaaattaccaacagaagataattttgaagatctccagaaaagatctgtttcaattgggcacagAAGGAGGTGGGCCAAGCAAAAGCAGTCCAAGCACAGATGCCAACACAGACAGCACAGACTGGGGTGGTGCAGACTCCATGTGGTGGAGAAtttatggggaggaatctacaacagtgttggctactctgccttggttgcaagccagtacatcagcaaagaagttataaaacaaccaacacaaacacaaaaagtaaatagtgaaccccaaaatgccagaatctcccaggacctggccacacccacccagcaccaggagtgagtcCACATGAACTCAACACAGCATAGCTGCTTAGAGGAAGCAGCTGCCACTTGTAGAAGAAGCAGCTGCcatttgtagaggaagcttggaaaagtTTTCTCTGCTGTCCTAAAAtcagaccttaactttaaaaaaaaagattaaaaaaagcaaaaaatacctctgaccatagatagattttatggtgaaagagaagaacagatttcaaactctgacgagattaaaagcagattgtctccagacaTAAGGTGATATAGTCTGGTCCttatcacacaagactctcctagaagaaattaaaagggatcttaaaagacagctagcaataaaatggggaaagtaaatgaaaactttgcaagagtgtttggaaaagacatataactcattaaaagacagatttgataaaatggaaaaagaaaagaactcccagaaaaacagaatttgtgaaacagaaaaagaaaacaactacttaacgaacagaatttgtgaaatagaaaaaattccatagaacaaaataactcatttaaaaattcaactggacaaatacaaaaagaagcaaagaaaatgaagaaaataattgactaaaaattcagaaatgaacaactggaaatgaatgactcaatagacaacaagaatcattcaaacaaaaccaaaaaaatgaaaaaatagaaaaaatgtaaaatacctaattggggaaaaatgacctggaaaatagatctagaagagacaatctaaggattattggactccttgaaaaccatgatggaaaaaaaaagagcctagaaactagttttcaggaaatcatcaaagagaacttcccagatatcatagaatcacaaggtaaaataggcattgaaagaattcactgaacacctcctgaaagagaccccaacattaaaactctaaggaatattgtgactaaatttcagaactatcagactaaggaaaaatgattacaagcagccagaaagaaacaattcaaataccaaggagtcacAAAAAgaattatccaggacctagcagcttccaccgtaaaggatagaagggcctggaatctgctATTCTGGTGgaaaaacttggaatgcagccaacaATAAATTACCccgctaaactgagcattttcttttgcggaagaaggtggacattcaatgaaacaaatgaatttcatttatttcttatgaaaagaccagggctaaacaaaacatttgacctccaaatttcaaccaagagaagcataaaaaggtaaaaagaaaagaactcttgagaactatattacTGTtctgggtatacatagagagagcatgtataatctgattttactgttataatataaaaaagaaacgctgtggaaaggggattgtaacaggaaaaagaggaaaagtggaggtaaaatgagggaaattacatctcaggaagagtcaaagaaaacctattataattgaaggaaagaagggaggaggatgaacattgtgtgaatcttactctcatcagatctggctcaaagaaagaatgttAGTCATATTTGTTTTCAtcgagaaacttctctcaccttattgaaaagtgggaggggaaaagggaaaaggaaagggataagctaaatataagagaaaacagaaatagtaggggaaaggtataagaaaggggaaggagtgCTTGAGGCCACCTTAGGACTGGGCCAGGCTGAAAGAGAGAGCTTGGGAAGGAGTCTGGGGGTGAAAGCCTAGACCAGAGTTCTCAAAGTTTCAAAGGAGTTAGCTAGCCTAGGATGGCTTCCCTttgcccctttttcttttcccccagtcCATCTTTGCCTTCCTCTCTCAAGGAAAACTTAACtctctgtagagggctgaaactattgaatcgatgcactgaggtcaggatggccgagcacttgaggctaactaccgattggacaatactctatgggcatatgcttggaaaatggcccttcccactatcctgtgctggctcaatgattgctgtatacagaggattgtaggagggactaggggatggagtaagactagccagaatCACTTTGGCCGTGGACAAGGAAGAAGGTAGTTGCGGAGATCctacttccatccccttcacttctatctctaaagaccaagaataaagactaaggacttttgcttatcctgactctggctgattctaagatatcctgggtgctagcatggtcatCAGAACTCTCAGTCTTAAAACAtgcagattttatttttctttctgttacaaTGTTTTAGTTCACTCTACTCCACTAATGCCTGGTCACACTATTTccattctaaaatatgtaaactGGAGAACATCTTGCTAAACATTTTAGAAACATTATCagattttatcctcacaacaatcctacaaTATAGGTGCTTATTATTACCCCCAAacacaattaaggaaactgaaaaaagaggaggaggttatatgacttgtctGATGTCACACAACTGATGAAgtttgaggctgaattttgaCTCAGGTCTTCCCCATTCCAGAACTAAAACTCTAACTATTATATTACCTAGCTACACAACATCACAACTATACAATACAATTGGAAAGAAAAGATACTAAACAATCAGAATTGAATATTGcagaattataaagaacaagaatggttccaaaaaagagaaatgagaagaaattctCATGTTCCACTCCTTTGACAATGTGGGTATGGCATATTGCATTCATTTTCAGATTTTATCAATATATTATTGGTTttcccatttttgtctttttccttttttatttttcctccttaaaaatTAGTAGTTGACTGTTCTTCTTGTGAGGGTAAATGACTCTATAAGCACAACCAATCCCATTCTTTCTTATTGTCTCCAGTAAAGAATACACCCACTATCACCTTTCTCAATAATCTTGAGTTTCTCTGTTTAATGGCTTCTTCCCTACTGTCTACAAACACATACATGCCTCTACCATCTTCAGGAAATCCTCACATGATCCATGCATGTCGGCTATTGTTGtatatctctcctccttttcatAACTAAATGTTTTAAGACTTTCTACAATTCTTATTtactacttttttcccctttttctttcttcttaactctctgcAATTTAACTTCTAATGtgtctccttttctggatcttcatccaAGTCACATCTGTTAACTACAGAGGTTCCCCAAGGCTCTTCTTTAGAATTTCTTCACCTCTCCCTCTACTATTTCACTGATGATCCCATCAGCTCTCAAAAATTTAATTATCTCTGCACCACTATTCTTCAAAGCTATTTGTCCAGCCTCATAGACTCCCATTTCCCCACTGCCTTTTGGATATGTTAAAGTGGATGTCCCACAAATATCTTAAAGGCAACAGATACAAATCTGAACTCTTTAGCctcaaataaacacacacacacacacacacacacacacacacacacacactgacaggAAAGCCCTgccatcttccttttttatcaCTGTCCAGGATACCACCATACACTTACTCACCCAGGCTCACAACCTTAGTGATGAAACTTCCTCTTATTCTCCCTACAATATCTGCTTTCAAACCCTACTGGTTCTAAATCTCACATCTGATTATATCAGATCCTATGATGAGTTCCTAATAAACCTCTGTGGCTCCTTTtgcaagataaaatataaaatcctctgtatGACATTAAAGTCCTTTATAAGATGTCACACACCTAAATGCAAACCCACCCTTCCAGTCTTCCTACATCCTCctcttttatactttcttctctctagattCTTAGGACAATACTCTCTCTGGgttttcctcttccccatctgATGagttctctgtctcctttgttcCCTATTCTCCAGGTCATACTTTCTAACCAGAGGGGTCCCTCCAGGCTCTATCCTGAGCTCTCTCCTCTGTaccttctatactatttcacttgatgcCTCATGAGCCCTCAAGGATTTGTTTTCCATCTTTATGCTGACAGTTCTGAAATGTACCTTTCCTTTCCCagtctctctgctgacctccaatctaCCATCTAGAACTAGATATCCAATACATATCTTAAACTCCTTATGACCAAACagatctcattatctttctccaaaacctcccttctttctcacttCTCTGTGGTTGTAGAGGGCATCACCATCATCTCAGACTCTAGATTCATAATTTAGGAATCATCCTAGATTCTTCAATATCTCACACTCTCCCCATGCAATATTGTACCAAGACCTTTCAATTTAATCTTTGCAGAACCTatcaaatatacttttcttctgaTACTCCTGCTTTCCTAGTGCAAGTCTTCATCACCTCATATCTGGACTTTTGCAATAGTAGGCATCTGCTTCAAGAACCTTCCTCAGCAATCAATCTTCCATTCAAGCACTTAAGTGATGTTCCTAAAAGAAAGGTCTAATCTTGTCACTCCCCCCAACACATTCATTAAATACCAAGGGCTCCCTATCACCttccaaagcaaatacaaaatcctttcttTCATAATAACCTAACCCCACCCTTTTCAGTCAGCTTACACCTTACTCCCCAGACACagattctttgatccagtgacactgatctCCTTACTATCTCAACTCCTGGCCTTTTCCCTTCTGATCTCCTATTTCTTCCATGGTTATCTCCCTCATCTCTACCTTGCCTAGCAACCTAAGTGTCAACTAAAACattaccttctacaggaagcctttccttccCTTAACCTTTGTGCATTCTGATGtcttctttctattcattatatCCTACTgattctgtatatagcttatttgaatgtatttgtttgcatgttgtctcctctttTAGACTGTGATTTCCTTGAGACCAGAGGCCATCTTTGgtctttatttgtatctccagtgcttattCATAATTCCTTTAGTGACTAGACCCTTAATATCTGTTGACATATAGTAGAATGGCTCCTTGaaatgaggaaggggaaggatcaacaaaaaaattctgctgacatgaaaaaaaattaataaaatcaccCCCAAACAACACAAAGctatatgtttaatttattatagattccaaaaagaaaagcaagatcgatataaaaatcaatttcatacaAACTCTTTCTACTACTTTATGTGGAAGCGCTCatttatttggtgtttttttaagttctttttaagtgtttaaaaaagaaacccaTCAGTGGTGAGTAAGAAAAATAATGGTTGGGGAAAatactcagttttgttgaatCTGGAAAGTATGCTTATAAAAGGATATACTTGGACGGAACCTTAAAGGATTCCCAGAAACCCTattcaaaaaatggaaaagcagtGGAGAAATTCTTTTTGAAGGACCCAAAGATGGGAGATCAGCTCTTAGTTTTAAGGAACAACAAGCTGCTCAGTTTGTTTGGAATAGAGAGAGAGTGAACATATAATGAGTCTAGAAAGACAGGTAAGAATTAACCAGTGAAAGGCTTCAAATGACCAAATGGAGAAgttgtatttgatcctaaaggtaagAGAAAGACTTAAAAGCTTCCttgacaaaatataaattatgtcaGACCAGAgctttggaaaattttattttggtgCTTTCTGGAGAATGGGATGCAGAGGAGAGAGGACAGATCCAGAAATCTCAATCAATAGGCTATGGAAATAATTGAAGAGGGTGGTGACAAGGGACAATATGAGCAAAGAAATGGGCCTAGAAAAGCAAGATCCTATGATGATGGGATAGAAAAGAGTTGGCAAATGATTGCGGATGagcagaaaaaagatttaaagataaCTCCAAATTTATGGCCCTGGGAGACCATGAGATTACTGTTGCCTTCAGTAGAAGGAGGGAAgtttgaaaaaggagaaagttgTAGATGTTTGGagagggaagaaacaaaaaagttctACTTAGAACACTAGCGTTGGAAATACTTATAAGGCATCCAATTGGAAGTATTCAATCACCAACTGGTGATGTGGGCCTGGAGTTCAGGGAAGAGGGCCTGGACCCTTTGGCCTGGGTTATGGTGATAAAACACAGAGAAGCTGAGTAGATCACCAGAAGTGTGTGAGAGGATAAAacccaaagagaatttaaaggGTACCCCCACTGAGAAAGGGAAACATGGATAATTATCTAGCAAAAGATCCTAAGGAAGGACACGGAGCAAGAAGTTCTTGTTCATCATTGCAAAGCAAGAATAGCATACATTGTTGGATCAGGACACATCTTCCCAGGGGCTGTCTGCTGTTCTTTCAGGGCTTCTGGATTCAGCTGGATATAGGTCAGTCCCTCAGGGTCTTCAACCTCAGGAAtctaaaggaaaaacaagagGGGGAATGATCAACCAGTATCACTCAAGTGATACTGTGATACTTCCTTGGAAGGATGAAAGAACAAAATGATAGATCAGTTACTGAGAAGTGGATGAATCCAAGAGCTAGAATTTAGGAAGGAAGCTGGGAGAGATGAGTCTGAGACCAAGGAGGAGACAGAGTCCTCCCAGAGGGGGATGAGAATAACTCACAGTTGTCCTTGAGCATCTGCATTTGGCAACCCGGGCATCTGAATCAGAGAGAAGGTTCTGTCAGTTGGGGACTCCTGAGACCAGGCCTTCCCAAGGACCCAGCCGGGATCCCTGCCCCGCCAcctgcctcagtcacttacaCTCAGTCTCATGTTGGGGAGCTCCACATTTGGAAGAGAAGCAGACAAACCAAGAACAACTGAGGCACCTTGGGAATctatgagaagaaaagaggatgggATTGAGGAGCTCTTTCATACTGGGAGAATGACTCATCCTTCTCTCCCCAACAGAATCACAGAAGATCTAAGATCACACTAGATAAAGGAGGCAAGGGAAGATGAGCTGAGGCTCCCTACCTTCTGGAGGTGTCTCCATGTGAAATCActgatgagagagaaagagggagatctAGGTCAGTCACCACCCtatgatttagagctggaaggcacctTAAAGATAACTTCAGGCTGGGCCTCATTTTCATATCTGAAGAAACAGAGGTCCCAGTGGGCCCCATGCAACCCCATGAGGTTGGTCCCTCAATTTCCTTTCAGTTTCACTCCTGTTCTCCCAAAACTCACCAGTCTCAGTGTGGCAATGACCCCTAAAggtaaagaagaggaagagaaggaagagaatagaagCGCAGCTGAGGGCAATGATGAGGATGCTTTGGGTTTCTGAAATGGagggaagaatgaaataaaaacattagtCATCAGGCTCTGTTTCACAAATGATCCCCCCAAGTTCAGATCCAAGGGGGTCACTGACCCCCTTCCCCATCTCATAGACCCTGACTTTTTGTGAGACTTCCATTCTGCTTCTCtagaaaatttaatggaaaagGTAAGATCACAGGAGTGAAGATTCTGAAAGCCAACCCCCCAGCCCAGCTCCCAAGCATGATCCCACTGGCCCTGAAATTTCAGGGAAAGGCAGGGGCTTCCCTTCATTTATTTCTGAGTCTCCCAGGTAGAGCCAAAGGGCTACTTGCCCAGTTCTGCAGATTAAGGGTTTAGGGAGAAGGTGGAAGTACAATCATTCTTTAGATGGACTTTCAGGCATCCAGCCCTCACCTTGTATTATGAGTTCCAGGGGATCACTGGGCAGGGCCAGGACACGGCTGTTTCTCCCAAGGAGATAAGAGCACCTGTACCTTCCAGTCTGGTTGATGTTCACGTGGATCAAGGGGAACTCTGCCCCGTGCTGGGTGGGCTCACTGGTGCTCACAGGCAGCTCCTCTCCCTCCTTGTACAGAGCAAACTCCACG
Encoded here:
- the LOC111720217 gene encoding LOW QUALITY PROTEIN: leukocyte immunoglobulin-like receptor subfamily B member 3 (The sequence of the model RefSeq protein was modified relative to this genomic sequence to represent the inferred CDS: inserted 1 base in 1 codon), which gives rise to MEYQDRPKVAPVFLELLSYEPYQVCMHWEPPPRLTLYVQLGPVGAPGEEVTFRCRRPSLSPNRLVTFLLLKAGSQDPLQMNHGNLSETNFPLKPLHAQDSGSYSCVYYYTSHPHVRSEASETLEVWVTDGLPKPSLSARPSSKVTRGTXVTLLCQGPSRGVEFALYKEGEELPVSTSEPTQHGAEFPLIHVNINQTGRYRCSYLLGRNSRVLALPSDPLELIIQETQSILIIALSCASILFLLFLFFTFRGHCHTETVISHGDTSRRFPRCLSCSWFVCFSSKCGAPQHETEYARVAKCRCSRTTIPEVEDPEGLTYIQLNPEALKEQQTAPGKMCPDPTMYAILALQ